The Alteribacter populi genomic sequence GGCTCGAAAACTACGATGCTTTGTGAGGTTTGTTGAGGGATAATGAGCAGAGTGCCTTCATAAATTAACTCTGGCGAAATACTAGGACGATTTTGATTAGCAGCGATAATGGTTTCATAGGGGACGCCTACTTTTTCACCGATTGCAAACAATGAATCTCCTCGATCAATTTCATAAATAACGGAAGGTACGATGATTTGTTGACCAATATAAATAGTATTCGGGTTCTGTAAAGTATCATTCATTCCAACAAGTAAATCAACAAATGTATTAAATCGATTTGCTACATTTGTAAGGTTTTCGCTCTGGCGAATCACATAAAGAGTAACTGTTCGGTCCAAGTAATATTTCGGAATAACAAGTACTTGGCCTGGTAGAATCCTATATTGTTCTGTGAACGGGGGATAAAGGGCATTGGCTCTTACAATTTGATCTACAGTGCTTTGAAATCGTTCAGCTAATGAGAACAGAGTGTCTCCATTTTGAACAGTATAGATGATATGTGTTCCATTTATCAAACCGACCTTAAACACCTCCAATCCTTTCATCATAAACGGTATGTGTAATAAGTACTCATTATGTCACAAATAAAAATTCAATAATTTTAGGTTTAAAATGATCGTGAAAAGGAAACTAATACCGTGTGGACAATCACAATGAAAGGAGAGTTCGTAATATGTCAGAAGTAATGTTTACATCAAAAGCAACAGCTGAAGGCGGACGTGAAGGACATGTTAAATCAGCAAGTGGTGTTGTAGATCATAATTTAGTCATGCCAAAAGGAAACAACCCGACAACAGCAGGTACAAACCCGGAAGAACTGTTTGCTGCAGGGTATGCTGCCTGTTTTGATGGCGCTTTAAATTTAATGGCTTCAAAGGCAAGTAAGGACATAGAATCGAAAATTAAGGCTGAAGTGAGTTTGATGAAAGACCCAGCAGATGATGGGTTCATGCTTGGCGTCACACTTAATTGTGAAATTGAAGGGGTAGCAGAAGCTGAGGCAGAAGAGCTTGCACATAAAGCTCATGAGTTTTGCCCTTATTCTAAAGCGACTCGTAACAATATTGAAGTGGTCTTGAACGTAACGGCTCGGTAATGAAGTCAGGATGTATGAATAAGAACTAAAACGAAACCTCCTCCACATATGTATGTAAGGTAACTTATGTGGAAGGAGGTTTCTTATGTACCAGCATATAGTTCAACCTGGGGAGACACTTTTCTCAATTTCTGAAGATTTTCGAACCCCATATGCGGCTATTCTTCAAGCGAACGTCATTCCGAATCCAAATATGATTTATGTTGGTCAGGTGATCGTCATTCCAGGTATTCCCGATCCGAACCAAATCCCATATGCTATTACCGTTTCTATATCAGGTCGGACACTCACACTTTATGATAATGAAGGTGTGCAAAAAGTATACCCTATTGCAGTAGGGCGAATGCTTTTTGACACACCTGTTGGAGAATTTGTCATTGTTAACCGCGCACCTAACCCTGGTGGTCCTTATGGAACAATGTGGCTTTCGTTATCAAAAAAAAGCTACGGGATTCACGGTACGAACGATCCCTCGTCAATTGGAAAAGCCGTCTCCAGAGGGTGCGTACGTATGTACAATCATGATGTAGAAGAGTTGGCTGCAATTGTTCCAAACGGTACATCAGTAAGTATCCGACCTTTGTGATGTATTAGGAAACTCATCACTAACGAGATTTAGGTAGAGTTCATTGTAAGCGGCGGTCTATCTATGTGTATTTGTTTTCTTGTTGTAGAGTGATATTTTTATAAGTTCTTAGAGGATTTTTTATGCATTTAGAGAATAAAGATGGAACGGTAATGTATGTATTTTATGTATTTAACGAAGGAGAGGGTTCAATTGCAAATCAAATCACATTATTTGCAAAAGCGAGAAGTGAGAACAGTTAATGAAACAATGAGTGTGAAAGAGACGTTAGATTTCGTTCAAAAAACGGGGTTCCGTTGTGTGCCTGTTCTAACGAATAGTGGTGAATTTATTGGAAATGTTTATAAAATGCATCTATACGAATACTTGTATCGTGATGAAAAAAATCCAATGAAATCAGTAAAAGAAATAATCACAGATCAAGATAAAGTCATTGATGAAAAAGCTTCTTTCTTTAGCGTCTTTTTTACAATTCGCCAGGTTCCATACTTAGCAGTAATTGATGAAGATAAAAAATTTAAAGGTATTCTCACTCACGGCAAGATACTCGATATTTTAGAAAATGCTTGGGCTGTAGGTCATAGTAGTTATGCGATTACGTTATCAATGGAAGAGTATAAAGGCTCTTTACTTGATATTGTAACCACGCTTACAAAAGTGACAGATATTCGAAGCTTTATTACTTTAGATAGTGATCGAACTTTTATGAGAAGGTGTGTAGTAACCTTGCCTAATGAAACAACAGAACAAGATTTAACGAAGATTGTTCGCCATTTAGAAAGCCATCATTTCCGGATTATTCATATAGAGAATGAAAAAACAATGGCGAAGTAATGTTATAGTTTCATATATCGCAGGGGTCTCCAAAGGTTGGTCATTGACCTTTGGAGACTACTTCAATGTTTAAGGTTAGACAAGGTCAATGGATAGTTTGGCTAACGGACTAACGTCGGAAACAAGTGATTGAAGTGTATAAATAGAGATTGGGAACATCGGAAATCCAACGTAATATGGAGTGATGTCATAAAGCTGGAAAAAGAGGACTAATGCTTTGTCCGCAAGATAAAAGTCTTGCTCAGGCTTGATTGAGGTAAATCCATTTAAAAGAGGGAGTTCCCGATCTTTGATTTGAGCGGAAACTTGTTTAGACAAGACCTTTACATATTCTGAGTTCGGTTTGAAAAGTTGTGAAAGAGAATAAAGGTTACCTGTGTTCGTATCAAACGTTAATCCCTTGGCAAGAGTGAGTCCGTGTGCCATTGGGTAAGAGTACGTATAATTGCTCAATATAATACTAAAGTAGCCCCGCTCATTCGTTTTAATCTCAAAATTCCCTAACATCTCATCAAGTGTTCCAGTTTGAGATTGAATTTGATCGCGATAGATTTCTGTGACTGTTCGATAAATCCTATCATTTATCGTTGCCTGAACGTGCGGATCAACAAGTTTTCTAACTTGAGGATAAAATAACGTTACCTTACCCGAATGGTACACACAAGATTTCACGCCAACAGGCAATTGAAATTGAGAACTCATGTAATCCCCCCTTTTGACCAGTGTATGCAAGATAAATACCAGAAAGGGGGACTGTCCCCGCACAATTTTGTGTAAAATTGTGGGTGGGGACAGCGGGGAATTTGAGGTTATTGAGTTGGGTTCCAAATAATTTTGCCTGATTTCTGAACTGGGTGTAACGTCACTTGAAAATGATGTTTTTCATAGAAATGTACGAGACGATCGACGTGATCCCAGTCACGTTTAGCGATATCACCTACTAAATATTGAATGTTTTGTTCCTGAGCATAGTCTTTTAGGTGTCTTATACAGACAGAGCCAAATCCGCGATTTTTTTCTCCACGAATGTCATCAATATGAATGGTGTTTTGGTCGGTATATTGGGCGTGAATTGAAAACTCCCATTTCCCATGGAATGGAGTTTTACAGTCATGAAGCATGATTTTGCATGTTTCGCCGTCATCTGTGGCATAAAGGATAACCCATTGGTCTTCTTTCGTTTGGTCAATACCTAAAACATGCCATCGTTTGGCGATTTTTTTTATATTTTCTTGCATTCGAAACATTTGAAACTCAAGATCAGATTTCTCTTGAATGA encodes the following:
- a CDS encoding LysM peptidoglycan-binding domain-containing protein, which produces MINGTHIIYTVQNGDTLFSLAERFQSTVDQIVRANALYPPFTEQYRILPGQVLVIPKYYLDRTVTLYVIRQSENLTNVANRFNTFVDLLVGMNDTLQNPNTIYIGQQIIVPSVIYEIDRGDSLFAIGEKVGVPYETIIAANQNRPSISPELIYEGTLLIIPQQTSQSIVVFEPKPGGDFADGSVISGLARAFEANVLFQVKDGDDHIVTEESFTTASLAAPAFGPFIASVSFDHNPTTNNGELWVYTRSAKDGSIQDLVTTKITFVEV
- a CDS encoding Ohr family peroxiredoxin, producing MSEVMFTSKATAEGGREGHVKSASGVVDHNLVMPKGNNPTTAGTNPEELFAAGYAACFDGALNLMASKASKDIESKIKAEVSLMKDPADDGFMLGVTLNCEIEGVAEAEAEELAHKAHEFCPYSKATRNNIEVVLNVTAR
- a CDS encoding L,D-transpeptidase family protein, whose translation is MYQHIVQPGETLFSISEDFRTPYAAILQANVIPNPNMIYVGQVIVIPGIPDPNQIPYAITVSISGRTLTLYDNEGVQKVYPIAVGRMLFDTPVGEFVIVNRAPNPGGPYGTMWLSLSKKSYGIHGTNDPSSIGKAVSRGCVRMYNHDVEELAAIVPNGTSVSIRPL
- the cbpA gene encoding cyclic di-AMP binding protein CbpA; translated protein: MQIKSHYLQKREVRTVNETMSVKETLDFVQKTGFRCVPVLTNSGEFIGNVYKMHLYEYLYRDEKNPMKSVKEIITDQDKVIDEKASFFSVFFTIRQVPYLAVIDEDKKFKGILTHGKILDILENAWAVGHSSYAITLSMEEYKGSLLDIVTTLTKVTDIRSFITLDSDRTFMRRCVVTLPNETTEQDLTKIVRHLESHHFRIIHIENEKTMAK
- a CDS encoding DUF3298 and DUF4163 domain-containing protein; translation: MSSQFQLPVGVKSCVYHSGKVTLFYPQVRKLVDPHVQATINDRIYRTVTEIYRDQIQSQTGTLDEMLGNFEIKTNERGYFSIILSNYTYSYPMAHGLTLAKGLTFDTNTGNLYSLSQLFKPNSEYVKVLSKQVSAQIKDRELPLLNGFTSIKPEQDFYLADKALVLFFQLYDITPYYVGFPMFPISIYTLQSLVSDVSPLAKLSIDLV
- a CDS encoding GNAT family N-acetyltransferase — translated: MLLLQDETNKTKDELIQEKSDLEFQMFRMQENIKKIAKRWHVLGIDQTKEDQWVILYATDDGETCKIMLHDCKTPFHGKWEFSIHAQYTDQNTIHIDDIRGEKNRGFGSVCIRHLKDYAQEQNIQYLVGDIAKRDWDHVDRLVHFYEKHHFQVTLHPVQKSGKIIWNPTQ